In Pseudomonas deceptionensis, a single window of DNA contains:
- the birA gene encoding bifunctional biotin--[acetyl-CoA-carboxylase] ligase/biotin operon repressor BirA, with protein sequence MLTLLKLLKDGRFHSGQALGAALGVSRSAVWKQLQHLESDLNLSIHKVRGRGYQLAAPLELLEQDQLDTSPWPVSIHHSLDSTNAEALRAIDRGVTAPFVITAERQTAGRGRRGRKWVSPFAENIYYSLVLRMDGGMRQLEGLSLVVGLAVLSALKNVGISGAGLKWPNDVLVGNKKIAGILLELVGDPADVCHVVLGIGINVNMRVASEVDQAWTSVYLESGSAINRNLLVSKLNDSLLVYLRRHAAEGFSAIQAEWEKNHLWQGREVSLIAGVHQVDGTVVGIDQQGALRMSVNGEEKVFSGGELSLRLRHDS encoded by the coding sequence ATGCTGACGTTGTTGAAACTCCTTAAAGATGGTCGGTTCCATTCAGGGCAAGCGCTTGGAGCTGCGCTAGGTGTTAGTCGTAGCGCTGTCTGGAAGCAGCTCCAGCACCTGGAGTCTGATTTGAACCTGTCGATTCATAAAGTTCGTGGTCGCGGCTATCAACTTGCTGCACCGCTAGAGCTCCTTGAGCAGGATCAGTTGGATACCAGTCCTTGGCCTGTCTCTATTCATCACTCGTTAGACTCTACTAATGCCGAAGCTTTGCGCGCGATTGATCGTGGCGTAACAGCTCCCTTTGTCATCACGGCTGAGCGACAAACAGCAGGTCGTGGGCGTAGGGGGCGTAAGTGGGTCAGTCCATTCGCGGAGAATATTTACTACAGTCTCGTTCTCCGGATGGATGGGGGTATGCGTCAGCTCGAGGGGCTTAGCCTTGTGGTTGGCCTGGCGGTGTTGAGCGCGCTTAAAAATGTGGGTATCTCGGGAGCGGGCCTAAAATGGCCAAATGACGTGCTAGTAGGCAACAAAAAGATTGCTGGCATTTTGCTTGAGTTGGTTGGAGATCCGGCTGACGTTTGCCATGTCGTGCTTGGTATTGGTATCAACGTAAATATGCGTGTGGCCAGTGAGGTTGATCAGGCGTGGACATCTGTTTATTTAGAGTCTGGGTCTGCAATAAATCGTAATTTGCTGGTTTCGAAGCTCAACGACAGTTTGCTTGTGTATCTCAGGCGCCATGCAGCCGAAGGCTTCTCGGCAATACAGGCAGAGTGGGAGAAAAATCACTTGTGGCAGGGGCGTGAAGTATCTTTGATCGCTGGGGTGCACCAGGTGGATGGTACGGTCGTGGGTATTGATCAGCAGGGCGCGTTACGTATGAGTGTCAACGGCGAGGAGAAGGTGTTCAGTGGCGGCGAGCTTAGCCTGAGGTTGCGCCATGATTCTTGA
- a CDS encoding pantothenate kinase — protein sequence MILEMDCGNSFIKWRALDAGVAVSGGVVDSDAGLIAAILAVPALCITHCRLVSVRSDDETSSLVASIVTTFGVDVQCAQPAKAAAGVSNGYEEYARLGLDRWLAVVGAFELSRSACLVLDFGTAVTADFVAADGQHLGGFICPGMPLMRDQLRTHTRRIRYDDLSAEQALLQRTPGRTTVEAVERGCLLMMRGFVLTQLELAREYWGQDFEVFLTGGDAGQVKDMLPDARLVQDLVFVGLAVLCPLP from the coding sequence ATGATTCTTGAGATGGACTGTGGTAACAGTTTTATCAAATGGCGCGCCCTTGATGCTGGGGTGGCTGTGAGTGGTGGAGTCGTTGATTCTGATGCGGGGCTTATCGCTGCAATTTTGGCCGTTCCAGCGTTGTGCATAACTCATTGCCGTTTGGTGAGTGTGAGAAGTGATGATGAAACGTCGAGCCTGGTGGCCTCTATTGTCACGACGTTTGGTGTTGATGTGCAATGTGCACAGCCTGCCAAGGCTGCGGCGGGGGTGAGTAACGGTTATGAAGAGTACGCCCGTTTGGGGCTCGATCGCTGGCTCGCGGTGGTTGGTGCTTTTGAGTTGTCGAGAAGTGCGTGTCTGGTGCTGGACTTCGGTACGGCGGTAACAGCGGACTTTGTTGCGGCCGATGGTCAGCATTTGGGTGGATTTATTTGCCCTGGGATGCCCCTGATGCGTGATCAATTGCGCACCCATACCCGTCGAATCAGATATGACGACTTGTCAGCCGAACAGGCATTGCTCCAGCGTACCCCGGGCCGGACAACGGTTGAGGCTGTGGAACGCGGATGCTTGTTGATGATGAGAGGGTTCGTTCTGACCCAGCTGGAACTGGCAAGAGAATACTGGGGGCAGGATTTCGAGGTTTTTCTCACCGGCGGTGACGCAGGCCAGGTGAAAGATATGTTGCCAGACGCGCGTCTGGTGCAAGACCTGGTGTTTGTTGGTTTGGCGGTCCTTTGTCCCCTTCCTTGA
- the secE gene encoding preprotein translocase subunit SecE has product MTPKAEVQGSRFDLLKWLVVVALVVVGVVGNQYYSGSPILYRVIALLVIAAVAAYVGLQTAKGKSFSVLVKEARTEIRKVVWPTRQETTQTTLIVVAVVLVMALLLWGLDSLLGWLVSLIVG; this is encoded by the coding sequence ATGACTCCCAAGGCTGAAGTTCAAGGCTCTCGCTTCGATCTCCTCAAGTGGCTTGTAGTGGTTGCTCTTGTGGTGGTTGGCGTTGTTGGGAATCAGTATTATTCTGGTTCGCCGATCCTGTATCGCGTCATTGCACTTCTTGTGATTGCTGCTGTTGCTGCCTATGTGGGTTTGCAGACGGCAAAAGGCAAGTCGTTCTCTGTCTTGGTGAAGGAAGCTCGTACTGAGATTCGTAAAGTCGTATGGCCAACTCGCCAAGAAACTACGCAGACCACGTTGATCGTGGTGGCTGTTGTTCTTGTTATGGCGTTGCTGTTGTGGGGGCTTGATTCCCTGCTCGGTTGGCTCGTTTCCTTGATTGTTGGCTAA
- the nusG gene encoding transcription termination/antitermination protein NusG, with amino-acid sequence MAKRWYVVHAYSGYEKHVMRSLMERIKLAGMEEGFGEILVPTEEVVEMRNGQKRKSERKFFPGYVLVQMDMSEGTWHLVKDTPRVMGFIGGTADKPAPITDKEAEAILRRVADGSDKPKPKTLFEPGEVVRVTDGPFADFNGTVEEVNYEKSRIQVAVLIFGRSTPVELEFSQVEKV; translated from the coding sequence GTGGCTAAGCGTTGGTACGTAGTGCATGCTTATTCGGGTTACGAAAAGCATGTTATGCGCTCTTTGATGGAGCGTATTAAGCTGGCAGGCATGGAAGAAGGCTTCGGCGAAATTCTGGTTCCCACTGAAGAAGTGGTTGAAATGCGTAATGGCCAGAAACGCAAAAGCGAGCGCAAATTCTTCCCTGGCTATGTGCTGGTACAGATGGATATGAGCGAAGGGACTTGGCACTTGGTCAAGGATACCCCTCGCGTAATGGGCTTCATTGGTGGTACTGCCGATAAACCGGCACCGATCACTGATAAAGAGGCAGAAGCGATTCTGCGTCGTGTTGCTGATGGTAGCGACAAGCCCAAGCCTAAAACACTTTTCGAGCCGGGCGAAGTTGTTCGCGTTACCGACGGCCCGTTTGCTGATTTTAACGGCACAGTTGAAGAAGTTAACTACGAAAAGAGCCGCATCCAAGTGGCGGTGCTCATTTTCGGTCGCTCTACTCCGGTAGAGCTAGAGTTTAGCCAGGTCGAAAAGGTCTAG
- the rplK gene encoding 50S ribosomal protein L11 — MAKKITAYIKLQVKAAQANPSPPVGPALGQHGVNIMEFCKAFNARTQGIEPGLPTPVIITVYSDRSFTFETKSTPASVLLKKAAGLTSGSARPNTVKVGTVTRAQLEEIAKTKNADLTAADMEAAVRTIAGSARSMGLNVEGV, encoded by the coding sequence ATGGCTAAGAAGATTACCGCTTACATCAAGCTGCAAGTGAAGGCCGCACAGGCCAACCCAAGCCCACCTGTCGGCCCAGCTCTGGGTCAACATGGTGTGAACATCATGGAATTCTGCAAAGCTTTCAACGCCCGTACTCAGGGTATTGAGCCAGGCCTGCCGACTCCAGTGATCATCACTGTATACAGCGACCGTAGCTTCACATTCGAAACTAAGTCGACCCCTGCTTCGGTTCTGCTGAAGAAGGCTGCTGGTCTGACTAGCGGTTCGGCCCGTCCGAACACCGTTAAGGTTGGCACTGTTACCCGTGCTCAGCTGGAAGAAATCGCGAAAACCAAAAACGCGGATCTGACTGCAGCTGATATGGAAGCAGCCGTGCGTACTATCGCCGGTTCTGCTCGTAGCATGGGCCTTAACGTGGAGGGTGTGTAA
- the rplA gene encoding 50S ribosomal protein L1, whose product MAKLTKRQKAIAGKIEAGKSYNFVDAAALLAELSTVKFSESFDIAVNLGVDPRKSDQVVRSATVLPHGTGKTVRVAVFTQGPAAEAALAAGADRVGMDDLAAEMKGGDLNYDVVIASPDAMRVVGQLGQILGPRGLMPNPKVGTVTPDVATAVKNAKAGQVRYRTDKNGIIHTSVGKIGFDAVKLKENVEALIADLKRIKPASSKGIYVKRVTLSTTMGPGLIIDQGSLDA is encoded by the coding sequence ATGGCTAAGCTGACTAAGCGTCAAAAGGCAATCGCCGGTAAAATCGAAGCTGGCAAGTCCTACAACTTTGTAGACGCTGCTGCTTTGCTGGCTGAGCTGTCGACTGTTAAATTCAGCGAGTCTTTCGACATCGCCGTTAACCTGGGCGTAGACCCACGTAAATCTGACCAGGTTGTTCGTAGCGCTACTGTGCTGCCACACGGCACTGGCAAGACTGTACGTGTAGCTGTGTTCACCCAGGGTCCAGCTGCTGAAGCTGCTCTGGCTGCCGGCGCTGATCGCGTTGGTATGGATGACCTGGCTGCCGAAATGAAAGGCGGCGACCTGAACTATGACGTAGTTATTGCATCCCCGGACGCAATGCGTGTTGTAGGTCAGCTGGGTCAGATCCTTGGTCCACGTGGTTTGATGCCTAACCCTAAGGTTGGTACTGTAACTCCGGACGTAGCTACCGCTGTTAAGAACGCGAAGGCTGGTCAGGTTCGTTATCGCACCGACAAAAACGGTATCATCCACACTTCCGTTGGCAAGATCGGTTTCGACGCCGTCAAGCTGAAGGAAAACGTTGAAGCCCTGATCGCTGATCTGAAGCGTATCAAGCCAGCTTCCTCGAAAGGTATTTATGTTAAGCGCGTTACCCTGAGCACCACTATGGGCCCAGGCTTGATCATCGATCAAGGTTCTTTGGACGCGTAA
- the rplJ gene encoding 50S ribosomal protein L10 produces MAIKLEDKKAIVAEVNEAAKVALSAVVADARGVTVGAMTGLRKEAREAGVYVRVVRNTLLKRAVADTEYSVLNDVFTGPTLIAFSNEHPGAAARLFKEFAKGQDKFEIKAAAFEGKFLAANQIDVLASLPTRDEAISQLMSVIQGATSKLARTLAALRDQKEAAAA; encoded by the coding sequence GTGGCAATTAAACTCGAAGACAAGAAGGCCATCGTCGCTGAAGTCAACGAGGCTGCCAAAGTTGCCCTGTCCGCTGTTGTGGCTGATGCCCGCGGTGTGACAGTAGGCGCTATGACCGGACTCCGTAAAGAGGCTCGTGAAGCTGGCGTTTACGTACGTGTTGTACGTAACACCCTGCTCAAGCGCGCTGTTGCTGACACTGAATACAGTGTTCTCAACGACGTGTTCACAGGCCCGACCTTGATCGCATTCTCCAACGAACATCCAGGCGCTGCTGCCCGTTTGTTCAAAGAGTTCGCTAAAGGTCAGGATAAGTTCGAGATCAAGGCAGCTGCGTTCGAGGGCAAGTTCCTCGCAGCTAATCAGATCGACGTACTGGCAAGTCTGCCGACCCGTGACGAAGCAATTTCTCAGCTGATGAGCGTGATTCAAGGCGCTACCAGCAAATTGGCTCGTACTCTGGCGGCCCTTCGCGACCAGAAAGAAGCTGCTGCAGCCTAA
- the rplL gene encoding 50S ribosomal protein L7/L12, producing the protein MSLTTQEIIDAIGSKSVLEIVELIKAMEEAFGVSAAAASAGPAAAAAVVEEQTEFNVMLLEAGEKKVNVIKAVRELTGLGLKEAKAVVDSAPSVVLEAVSKDAADKAKATLEEAGAKVELK; encoded by the coding sequence ATGTCTCTGACTACTCAAGAAATCATCGACGCAATCGGTTCGAAATCCGTTCTGGAAATCGTTGAGCTGATCAAGGCAATGGAAGAAGCATTCGGCGTTTCCGCTGCTGCTGCTTCTGCTGGTCCTGCTGCTGCCGCTGCTGTTGTTGAAGAGCAAACTGAATTCAACGTCATGCTGCTGGAAGCTGGCGAGAAGAAAGTTAACGTGATCAAGGCTGTTCGTGAGCTGACTGGTCTGGGCCTGAAAGAAGCCAAGGCAGTAGTTGACAGCGCTCCTAGCGTTGTTCTGGAAGCTGTATCGAAAGACGCAGCTGACAAAGCCAAGGCTACCTTGGAAGAAGCAGGCGCTAAAGTCGAGCTGAAGTAA
- the rpoB gene encoding DNA-directed RNA polymerase subunit beta gives MAYSYTEKKRIRKDFSKLPDVMDVPYLLAIQLDSYREFLQAGATKDQFRDVGLHAAFKSVFPIISYSGNAALEYVGYRLGEPAFDVKECVLRGVTYAVPLRVKVRLIIFDKESSNKAIKDIKEQEVYMGEIPLMTENGTFVINGTERVIVSQLHRSPGVFFDHDRGKTHSSGKLLYSARIIPYRGSWLDFEFDPKDCVFVRIDRRRKLPASVLLRALGYTTEQVLDAFYTTNVFHVQGESLCLELVPHRLRGEIAAIDIVDDKGKVIVEQGRRITARHINQLEKAGVKELVMPLDYVLGRTTAKAIVHPATGEIIAECNTELTTEILAKIAKGQVVRIETLYTNDIDCGPFVSDTLKIDSTSNQLEALVEIYRMMRPGEPPTKDAAETLFNNLFFSPERYDLSAVGRMKFNRRIGRTEIEGSGVLCKEDIVAVLKTLVDIRNGKGIVDDIDHLGNRRVRCVGEMAENQFRVGLVRVERAVKERLSMAESEGLMPQDLINAKPVAAAVKEFFGSSQLSQFMDQNNPLSEITHKRRVSALGPGGLTRERAGFEVRDVHPTHYGRVCPIETPEGPNIGLINSLAAYARTNQYGFLESPYRVVKDALVTDEIVFLSAIEEADHVIAQASATMNDKKVLIDELVAVRHLNEFTVKAPEDVTLMDVSPKQVVSVAASLIPFLEHDDANRALMGSNMQRQAVPTLRADKPLVGTGMERNVARDSGVCVVARRGGVIDSVDASRIVVRVADDEVETGEAGVDIYNLTKYTRSNQNTCINQRPLVRKGDRVQRSDIMADGPSTDMGELALGQNMRIAFMAWNGYNFEDSICLSERVVQEDRFTTIHIQELTCVARDTKLGPEEITADIPNVGEAALNKLDEAGIVYVGAEVGAGDILVGKVTPKGETQLTPEEKLLRAIFGEKASDVKDTSLRVPTGTKGTVIDVQVFTRDGVERDARALSIEKTQLDEIRKDLNEEFRIVEGATFERLRSALVGRIAEGGAGLKKGQEITNEILDGLEHGQWFKLRMAEDALNEQLEKAQAYIIDRRRLLDDKFEDKKRKLQQGDDLAPGVLKIVKVYLAIRRRIQPGDKMAGRHGNKGVVSVIMPVEDMPYDANGTPVDVVLNPLGVPSRMNVGQILETHLGLAAKGLGEKINLMIEEQRKVADLRKFLHEIYNEIGGRQESLDDFTDQEILDLAKNLRGGVPMATPVFDGAKESEIKAMLRLADLPDSGQMELTDGRTGNKFERPVTVGYMYMLKLNHLVDDKMHARSTGSYSLVTQQPLGGKAQFGGQRFGEMEVWALEAYGAAYTLQEMLTVKSDDVNGRTKMYKNIVDGDHRMEPGMPESFNVLIKEIRSLGIDIDLETE, from the coding sequence ATGGCTTACTCATATACTGAGAAAAAACGTATCCGCAAGGACTTTAGCAAGTTGCCGGACGTCATGGATGTGCCGTATCTCTTGGCAATCCAGCTGGATTCGTATCGTGAATTCTTGCAGGCGGGAGCGACTAAAGATCAGTTCCGCGACGTGGGCCTGCATGCGGCCTTCAAATCCGTTTTCCCGATCATCAGCTACTCCGGCAATGCTGCGCTGGAGTACGTCGGTTATCGCTTGGGCGAACCGGCATTTGATGTCAAAGAATGCGTGTTGCGCGGTGTAACTTACGCCGTACCTTTGCGGGTAAAAGTTCGTTTGATCATTTTCGACAAAGAATCGTCGAACAAAGCGATCAAGGACATCAAAGAGCAAGAAGTCTACATGGGTGAAATCCCCCTGATGACTGAAAACGGTACCTTCGTAATCAACGGTACCGAGCGTGTAATTGTTTCCCAGCTGCACCGTTCCCCGGGCGTGTTCTTTGACCACGACCGCGGCAAGACGCACAGCTCCGGTAAGCTGCTTTATTCTGCGCGTATCATTCCTTACCGCGGTTCGTGGTTGGACTTCGAGTTCGATCCGAAAGACTGCGTGTTCGTACGTATTGACCGTCGTCGCAAGCTGCCTGCATCGGTACTGCTGCGTGCGCTGGGTTATACGACTGAACAAGTCCTGGACGCGTTCTACACCACCAACGTCTTCCATGTACAAGGTGAAAGCCTGTGTCTGGAATTGGTGCCTCATCGCCTGCGCGGTGAAATTGCGGCCATCGATATCGTCGATGACAAAGGCAAGGTGATTGTTGAGCAGGGTCGTCGTATTACTGCTCGTCACATCAACCAGCTGGAAAAAGCCGGTGTCAAAGAGCTTGTTATGCCTCTGGACTACGTCCTGGGTCGCACAACGGCCAAGGCTATCGTGCACCCGGCTACTGGCGAAATCATTGCTGAGTGCAACACCGAGCTGACGACTGAAATCCTGGCAAAAATTGCCAAGGGTCAAGTAGTTCGTATCGAGACGTTGTACACCAACGATATCGACTGCGGTCCGTTCGTTTCCGACACTCTGAAGATCGACTCCACCAGCAACCAATTGGAAGCTCTGGTAGAGATCTATCGCATGATGCGTCCAGGCGAGCCGCCAACCAAAGACGCTGCCGAGACTCTGTTCAACAACCTGTTCTTCAGCCCCGAGCGTTATGACCTGTCTGCGGTCGGCCGGATGAAGTTCAACCGTCGTATCGGTCGTACCGAGATCGAAGGTTCGGGCGTGTTGTGCAAAGAAGACATCGTTGCCGTGCTGAAGACTCTGGTCGACATCCGTAACGGTAAAGGCATCGTCGATGACATCGACCACCTGGGTAACCGTCGTGTTCGCTGTGTAGGCGAAATGGCCGAGAACCAGTTCCGCGTTGGCCTGGTACGTGTTGAGCGTGCGGTCAAAGAGCGTCTGTCGATGGCTGAAAGCGAAGGCCTGATGCCGCAAGACTTGATCAACGCCAAGCCAGTGGCTGCGGCAGTGAAAGAGTTCTTCGGTTCGAGCCAGCTGTCCCAGTTCATGGACCAGAACAACCCTCTGTCCGAGATCACCCACAAGCGCCGTGTTTCTGCACTGGGCCCGGGCGGTTTGACGCGTGAGCGTGCTGGCTTTGAAGTTCGTGACGTACACCCGACTCACTACGGCCGTGTTTGCCCTATTGAGACGCCGGAAGGTCCGAACATTGGTCTGATCAACTCCTTGGCTGCCTATGCGCGCACCAACCAGTACGGCTTCCTTGAGAGCCCGTACCGTGTAGTGAAAGACGCACTGGTAACTGACGAGATCGTTTTCCTGTCCGCCATCGAAGAAGCCGATCACGTGATCGCTCAGGCCTCGGCCACGATGAACGACAAGAAAGTGCTGATCGACGAACTGGTAGCTGTTCGTCACTTGAACGAATTCACCGTTAAGGCGCCGGAAGACGTCACCTTGATGGACGTTTCGCCGAAGCAGGTAGTTTCGGTTGCAGCGTCGCTGATCCCGTTCCTGGAACACGATGACGCCAACCGTGCGTTGATGGGTTCCAACATGCAGCGTCAAGCTGTACCAACTCTGCGCGCTGACAAGCCGCTGGTAGGTACCGGCATGGAGCGTAACGTAGCTCGTGACTCCGGCGTTTGCGTCGTGGCTCGTCGTGGCGGCGTGATCGACTCTGTTGATGCCAGCCGTATCGTGGTTCGTGTTGCTGATGATGAAGTTGAAACTGGCGAAGCCGGTGTCGACATCTACAACCTGACCAAATACACCCGCTCCAACCAGAACACTTGCATCAACCAGCGTCCGCTGGTTCGCAAGGGTGACCGTGTGCAGCGCAGCGACATCATGGCTGACGGCCCGTCCACCGATATGGGTGAGCTGGCGTTGGGTCAGAACATGCGCATCGCGTTCATGGCCTGGAACGGTTACAACTTCGAAGACTCCATCTGCCTGTCGGAACGAGTTGTTCAAGAAGATCGCTTTACCACGATCCACATTCAGGAACTGACCTGTGTGGCACGTGACACCAAGCTTGGGCCTGAAGAGATCACTGCAGACATCCCGAACGTGGGTGAAGCTGCACTGAACAAACTGGACGAAGCCGGTATTGTTTACGTAGGTGCTGAAGTTGGCGCTGGCGACATTCTGGTAGGTAAGGTCACTCCGAAAGGCGAGACTCAACTGACCCCAGAAGAGAAGCTGTTGCGCGCTATCTTCGGTGAAAAAGCCAGCGACGTTAAAGACACTTCCCTGCGTGTACCTACCGGTACCAAAGGTACTGTTATCGACGTACAGGTCTTCACTCGTGACGGCGTTGAGCGTGATGCTCGTGCCCTGTCGATCGAGAAGACCCAGCTGGACGAGATCCGCAAGGATCTGAACGAAGAGTTCCGTATCGTTGAAGGCGCCACTTTCGAACGTCTGCGCTCTGCTCTGGTTGGCCGTATAGCCGAGGGCGGTGCCGGTCTTAAGAAAGGTCAGGAAATCACCAATGAAATCCTGGACGGTCTTGAGCATGGTCAGTGGTTCAAACTGCGCATGGCTGAAGATGCTCTGAACGAGCAGCTTGAAAAGGCTCAGGCTTACATCATCGATCGCCGTCGTCTGCTGGACGACAAGTTCGAAGACAAGAAGCGCAAACTGCAGCAGGGCGATGACCTGGCTCCAGGCGTGCTGAAAATCGTCAAGGTTTACCTGGCAATCCGTCGTCGCATCCAGCCGGGTGACAAGATGGCTGGTCGTCACGGTAACAAAGGTGTGGTCTCCGTGATCATGCCGGTTGAAGACATGCCGTACGATGCCAATGGCACCCCGGTTGATGTGGTTCTCAACCCGTTGGGCGTACCTTCGCGTATGAACGTTGGTCAGATTCTCGAAACTCACCTGGGCCTCGCGGCTAAAGGTTTGGGCGAGAAGATCAACCTCATGATTGAAGAGCAACGCAAGGTCGCTGACCTGCGTAAGTTCCTGCATGAGATCTACAACGAAATTGGCGGTCGTCAAGAAAGCCTGGATGACTTCACCGACCAGGAAATCCTGGATCTGGCGAAGAACCTTCGTGGCGGTGTGCCGATGGCTACCCCTGTGTTCGACGGTGCCAAAGAAAGCGAAATCAAGGCAATGCTACGTTTGGCAGATCTGCCAGACAGCGGCCAGATGGAGCTGACTGACGGCCGTACCGGCAACAAGTTCGAACGTCCGGTTACCGTTGGCTACATGTACATGCTGAAGCTGAACCACTTGGTAGACGACAAGATGCATGCTCGTTCTACCGGTTCTTACAGCCTGGTTACCCAGCAGCCGCTGGGTGGTAAGGCACAGTTCGGTGGTCAGCGTTTCGGGGAGATGGAGGTCTGGGCGCTGGAAGCCTACGGCGCGGCATACACTCTGCAAGAAATGCTCACAGTGAAGTCGGACGATGTGAACGGTCGTACCAAGATGTACAAAAACATCGTGGACGGCGATCACCGTATGGAGCCGGGCATGCCCGAGTCCTTCAACGTGTTGATCAAAGAAATTCGTTCCCTCGGCATCGATATCGATCTGGAAACCGAATAA